ATGTGGCCCTTCTCCTGGTCGACGCGGAGGACCTTGCAGACGACCTTCTGGCCCTCGCGCACGTAGTCCCGGATGTACTTGATCCAGCCCGAGGAGACCTCGGCGATGTGGATGAAGCCCTCCTTGGTCTCGTACTCGTCCAGGGTGACAAAGGCCCCGAAGTTCTTCACGTTGGACACGGAGCAGACGACGAGCTCGCCCTCCTCCGGCCAGTCGTACCCGCGCTTGGCCATTACTCGAGGACCCCCAGGACCTCGCCTCGGATCGCGGCCTTCCCACCCGTCGGCTTGGCGAGGGTCGCCCCGCACACCTGGCAGAGGACCACACTCGCGGCCCGGTCGAAGACGATCTGCGTGTTGCCGCAATCCTCGCACTTGACCCTGAGGAACTTGCTCTCCGGCTTGGGAATCACTTGTGCACCTCGATGATCTCGAACTTCTTGGCGCGGATTCCCCGCCGCTGGTACGCCTTCTTGCACACCTTGCATCGATAGCGGAGATGGATCTTCTTCGTCGGCTTCTCGCGCCCTTCCGGCTTGGGCCGCGGGAAGCCCCCGTACCCGGCCGTGACGCGGCGGAACCGCCGCTGGCCCGCGCGAAGCTCGGAACGTGGGCGGTTCTTGACACGCTCGACCTCGAGGTCGACGTGCTTGTTGCAGAAGGGGCAGTACCCTCGGATAACCTGCGGTACCTTCATGGAGACGGACCAGGCATCGATAGACAGAGGAAC
The Thermoplasmata archaeon genome window above contains:
- a CDS encoding 30S ribosomal protein S27e; this encodes MIPKPESKFLRVKCEDCGNTQIVFDRAASVVLCQVCGATLAKPTGGKAAIRGEVLGVLE
- a CDS encoding 50S ribosomal protein L44e codes for the protein MKVPQVIRGYCPFCNKHVDLEVERVKNRPRSELRAGQRRFRRVTAGYGGFPRPKPEGREKPTKKIHLRYRCKVCKKAYQRRGIRAKKFEIIEVHK